From a region of the Candidatus Jettenia caeni genome:
- a CDS encoding transcriptional regulator, producing the protein MSSLVRFGVSLEKELLQRFDECIKEKKYTNRSEAIRDLIRDDLVKKEWQEGKEVTGSITLVYNHHKRELTNFLIDIQHDYHDIILSTQHIHLDHDNCLEIIVVKGKPKAIDELYGKLKSAKGVKHGGFAMTTTGKEIL; encoded by the coding sequence ATGTCAAGTTTAGTAAGATTTGGAGTCTCTCTCGAAAAGGAATTGCTGCAAAGGTTTGATGAGTGTATAAAAGAGAAAAAATACACGAACCGTTCAGAGGCCATACGAGACCTGATTAGAGATGACCTGGTTAAAAAAGAGTGGCAGGAAGGGAAAGAGGTTACCGGATCAATTACCCTTGTCTATAATCATCATAAAAGGGAATTAACGAATTTCCTTATCGATATCCAGCATGATTACCATGACATCATCCTCTCTACCCAGCATATCCATTTGGACCATGATAACTGTTTAGAGATCATTGTGGTAAAAGGCAAACCGAAAGCAATAGACGAATTGTACGGGAAGTTAAAATCTGCAAAAGGGGTAAAACACGGCGGGTTTGCGATGACAACAACAGGAAAAGAAATACTGTAA